Below is a window of Ruegeria sp. TM1040 DNA.
ATGCCATGTTGAAGGTATCGCCTGCAAACCCCATGCGATAAAGCCCGCCGTCAACGGGAGCCATCTCAACCATGCATTCTCCGATAACGACAATCCGTGTCATTACTGCTCCAGAAACCAGGCCTTGGCGTTGTTGTAGCAGATGTCGCGCACCAGTCGGTCGAGCAGGTCGGCGTCATCTGGTAAGTGGCCAGTCTCGGCCCAGCGACCAATCATGCCACACAACAAGCGGCGGAAATACTCATGCCGAGGGAAAGACAGGAAGGAGCGGCTATCTGTCAACATCCCAAGGAATGTCGACAGAAGGCCAACCTGGGCCAGGGTACGCATCTGCGCTTCCATCCCATCCAGCGTGTCATTGAACCACCAAGCGGCGCCAGCCTGTATCTTTCCAGGAACCGAGCCATCCTGAAAGGTGCCAGCGGTTGCAGCAAGGATGGGATTTCGGGAGGGGTCAAGACCATAAAGCACCATACGCGGTAGTTTCCCGTCACGATCCAGCCGATCCAGCAGGATGTTCAGCGGACCGGCCATATCGGTGTCGCGCATGCTATCACCGCCTGCGTCGGGACCAACTCCTAGCAACAGTCGAGATGAACCATTGCGCACAACGTTCATGTGGCACTGCATCACCAAGCCGCGTACGGCATAAGCACGTCCAAGGGCGTCGAAGAGCGCAGCACGGTGACCCGCCACTTGCTCCGGTGTGATGGGTTTTCCCTGTCGGGCGGCTTTGAGCGCCGCGTCCAAATCGAAGGCACCAGGGATATTAGCGGCATCCAAGTGGCTGATCCCATGATCGGCTGCTCTGCACCCCTGCTCCACGAAATAATCCAGCCTGAGGGAAAGGGCCGCGACCAAATCATCAAAGGAATGGATGGGATGTGTAAGTGCCTCCAGGCTGTCCATGTAGGCCGCGAAACCTGGAGCCTCTATCTGCACGGATTTGTCGGGCCGGAAGGTTGGAACCACCCGGATGTCTGAGCCTGCCATTGCGGCATGGTGCTCTAGGGTATCAAGCGGGTCATCTGTTGTGCCGACCAACTCCACCTTCATTTTGCGTAAAAGGCTTTGCGCGGAATACCCTTTTTCTCCCAGCTGCGCATTGGCCGCGTCCCAAACATTGTCGGCGCTTATGGGCGATAGCACTGTGCCGTTCAGATCGAAGTAGCGCCACAGCTCAAGATGTGACCAATGATGAACCGGGTTGAGAACAGCACGAGGCATCGCCTCCGCAAAGGCGTCGAATTTCTCGCGCCAAGTCGCGTCACCTGTCACCCGAGCTTCATCGATACCAGCCCATCGCATGACGCGCCACTTATAGTGATCATGGGCGAGCCACATCTCGCCCAGATTTTCCCACGTACGATCACTGGCGATTTCAGCCGGCGGGAGGTGATTATGATAATCCACAATCGGCAGATATCTCGCGACCTCATGAAACAGTCGCCTTGCTGTCGCAGTGTCGAGCAAAAAATCCTGATGAAGAAAGCCCGTCATCTGCGTAGTTCCTTCGCGGTGGTTGTCACGGTCGCCTTTGCCCCGCCCTGCAATCGCTCAAAGGCCACGCTAATAGCGGCTTGGAACTCTGCTAGCGGACGCAGCGCGTCTGGAACCAAGGAGGGTAGCGACAGAACCGCCGCGACTGGGTCATTGCAAAGAGCGGCACGACGCAACTCATCCTGTCGAGGATCCGGAACAGGAGGAAGGCTACCCAACCCTTTGATCCAAGCAGCCACCGCCAAGGCTGAAACCGACCACTCGCGTTTGGCTTCGAGGTTAATAGCTATCGGAGCGAAC
It encodes the following:
- the uxaC gene encoding glucuronate isomerase, with protein sequence MTGFLHQDFLLDTATARRLFHEVARYLPIVDYHNHLPPAEIASDRTWENLGEMWLAHDHYKWRVMRWAGIDEARVTGDATWREKFDAFAEAMPRAVLNPVHHWSHLELWRYFDLNGTVLSPISADNVWDAANAQLGEKGYSAQSLLRKMKVELVGTTDDPLDTLEHHAAMAGSDIRVVPTFRPDKSVQIEAPGFAAYMDSLEALTHPIHSFDDLVAALSLRLDYFVEQGCRAADHGISHLDAANIPGAFDLDAALKAARQGKPITPEQVAGHRAALFDALGRAYAVRGLVMQCHMNVVRNGSSRLLLGVGPDAGGDSMRDTDMAGPLNILLDRLDRDGKLPRMVLYGLDPSRNPILAATAGTFQDGSVPGKIQAGAAWWFNDTLDGMEAQMRTLAQVGLLSTFLGMLTDSRSFLSFPRHEYFRRLLCGMIGRWAETGHLPDDADLLDRLVRDICYNNAKAWFLEQ